A window from Citrus sinensis cultivar Valencia sweet orange chromosome 3, DVS_A1.0, whole genome shotgun sequence encodes these proteins:
- the LOC102625537 gene encoding guanosine nucleotide diphosphate dissociation inhibitor 1, whose translation MDEEYDVIVLGTGLKECILSGLLSVDGLKVLHMDRNDYYGGESSSLNLIQLWKRFRGNEQPPAHLGSSRDYNVDMIPKFIIANGALVRVLIHTDVTKYLYFKAVDGSFVYNKGKVHKVPATDMEALKSPLMGIFEKRRARKFFIYVQDYDENDPKTHEGMDLTRVTTRELIAKYGLDDNTIDFIGHALALHRDDRYLNEPALDTVKRMKLYAESIARFQGGSPYIYPLYGLGELPQAFARLSAVYGGTYMLNKPECKVEFDEEGKVVGVTSEGETAKCKKVVCDPSYLSNKVRKVGRVARAIAIMSHPIPNTNDSHSVQVILPQKQLGRRSDMYLFCCSYSHNVAPKGKFIAFVSTEAETDHPQTELKPGIDLLGPVDEIFYDIYDRYEPVNEPSLDNCFISTSYDATTHFESTVTDVLNMYTMITGKVLDLSVDLSAASAAEE comes from the exons ATGGATGAAGAGTATGATGTCATCGTCTTGGGAACCGGTCTCAAGGAATGCATCCTCAGTGGTCTCCTCTCTGTTGATGGCCTCAAG GTCCTGCACATGGACAGGAATGATTATTATGGAGGAGAGTCATCATCGCTCAATCTCATTCAG CTCTGGAAGAGATTTAGGGGAAATGAACAACCTCCTGCTCACTTGGGCTCTAGTAGGGATTATAATGTTGACATGATCCCGAAG TTTATAATTGCAAATGGAGCTCTTGTTCGTGTCCTCATTCATACTGATGTTACAAAGTATCTGTACTTCAAAGCTGTGGATGGCAGCTTCGTCTATAATAAAGGAAAg GTCCATAAGGTGCCAGCAACTGATATGGAAGCGCTCAAATCTCCACTCATGGGTATTTTTGAGAAGCGCCGTGCACGCAAGTTTTTCATTTATGTTCAAGATTATGATGAAAATGATCCCAAAACACACGAGGGAATGGACTTGACCAGGGTGACCACTAGAGAGTTGATTGC GAAGTATGGTCTTGATGACAACACTATTGACTTCATTGGTCATGCATTGGCACTTCATAGAGATGATCGTTACTTAAACGAACCTGCTCTTGATACAGTGAAGAGAATGAAG TTATACGCAGAGTCTATTGCACGATTTCAAGGAGGATCACCATACATTTACCCTCTGTATGGGCTTGGAGAGCTGCCTCAG gCCTTTGCTCGGCTTAGTGCTGTTTATGGTGGGACGTATATGTTGAATAAACCTGAGTGCAAG GTAGAGTTTGATGAAGAAGGTAAAGTAGTCGGTGTCACGTCAGAAGGGGAAACTGCAAAGTGCAAGAAAGTTGTTTGTGATCCTTCCTATTTGTCCAACAAG GTGAGGAAGGTTGGCAGGGTTGCTAGGGCAATCGCTATTATGAGCCACCCAATCCCAAACACCAATGATTCCCATTCAGTGCAGGTTATCCTTCCGCAAAAACAGTTGGGTCGTAGATCAGACAT GTACCTCTTCTGTTGTTCCTACTCCCACAATGTTGCTCCAAAGGGCAAATTCATTGCATTCGTATCGACTGAGGCAGAGACTGATCATCCACAGACTGAACTTAAGCCTGGAATTGATCTTTTGGGTCCAGTCGATGAAATATTCTATGATATATATGACAGATATGAACCAGTTAATGAACCTTCTTTGGACAATTGCTTTATCTCAACG AGCTATGATGCCACAACACACTTTGAGTCAACTGTCACGGATGTACTGAACATGTATACCATGATAACCGGAAAG GTTCTTGACCTCAGTGTGGATTTAAGTGCTGCCAGTGCTGCAGAAGAATGA